CGCAGCGCGACCTCGACCCCGCGCGGCCGAACCCGATCACCTCGTCGGGCCATGCCAAGCTGGTGCAGACGCAGACCGGCGACTGGTACGCGACCTTCCTCGCGGTGCGGCCCTATGAGGGCGACTCTTACAATATCGGCCGCGAGACCTTCCTGCTGCCGGTGACATGGAAGGACGGCTGGCCGATCATCCTGCCCAATGGCCAGGCGATCCCGTTCGTCGCCGCCAAGCCGCGGCTGCCCGTGGGCACGCCCGGTCCGATCCCGACCAGCGGCGAGTTCGGCTATGTCGACGGCTTCGACGGCGCCAAGCTCGGCCTGCAATGGGTCGGCATCCGCACCCCCAAGGCGCCCTTCTACCGGCTCGATCGCGGCGACCTCGTGATGGGGCGCGGCACGCGGCTTGGCGACCTGTCGGGCGCGCCGGCCTTTGTAGGTCGCCGCCAGCAGCATGCGGTCGCGACGATGTCGACCACCGTCCGCTTCACGCCCGACCGCGACGGCGACCGCGCCGGCCTCGCCGCGGTGCAGAGCGATGCGAACTATGCGTTCTTCGGCATTACCCGGATCGGCGGCACGCCCGTCGTCGCGCTCTACCTGTCCGACAAGGGCCAGGAGCGGCTGGTCGCCTCCGCGCCGATGCCCGCCGGCCCGGTCACGCTGACGATCCGCGTCGTCGGTGCCTCGATGGCGTTCGACTATGCCGGCGCGACCGGCACGCGCACGCTCGCCAAGGATGTCGACGCGCGCGTCCTCAGCACGAAGACTGCGGGCGGGTTCGTCGGCACGCTGGTCGGCCCCTATGCATGGACCGAGACGCCATGACTCGCGGCCATCTATCTTCCCCCGCCGCCGACCAGTCGTTAGCGGTACCGTCCACGCTCTTTCGGAACATGGAGTACGCCTTGTGTCCCTGACCTTCGACCCCGCCGACGCACTCGGCAGCGAGTGGCGCGCCGGCCGTTGGCTCGGCCGCATCGATCGCGGTGACGGCCCCTCGCCCGTGCTCGTGGTCGACGGCATCGTCCACGACATGGTCCGCGTCGCCCCCACCGTCGCCGAGCTCGTCGCGCAAGGCGCGTTCGATCCCGCGCAGGGCGAAGCGATCGGCGCGCTCGATGCGATCGGCCTGTCGGTCGACGGCGACGTCCGGCTGCTCAGCCCGATCGACCTGCAATGCGTCAAGGCATCGGGCGTCACCTTCGCGGTGTCGGCGATGGAGCGCGTGATCGAGGAACAGGCGCGCGGCGACGCCAGCGCCGCCGCCGACGTCCGCGCCCGGCTGGAAGGCCGCATCGGCGGCAGCATGCGCGCCGTCGTCCCCGGATCGCCCGAGGCCGCCGCGCTGAAACAGGCGCTGATCGACGAGGGGCTCTGGTCGCAATATCTCGAGGTCGCGATCGGACCCGACGCGGAGATCTTCACCAAGTCGCCCGTACTCTCGACCGTCGGTTGGGGCGCCGAGGTCGGCATCCGGTCGGACTCGAGCTGGAACAACCCCGAGCCCGAGGTCGTGCTGCTGGTTGATCCTGCAGGCCGCGCGGTCGGTGCGACTCTCGGCAACGACGTCAATCTGCGCGATTTCGAGGGGCGCTCGGCGCTGCTGCTCGGCAAGGCGAAGGACAACAATGCGTCCTGTTCGCTCGGCGCGTTCGTCCGGCTGTTCGACGACGACTTCACGATGGACGACGTCCGCGGGGCGGAGATCTCGCTGCGGATCGAGGGCACCGACGGCTACACGCTCGACGGCGCCAGCTCGATGAACCAGATCAGCCGCGATCCCGAGGAACTGGTCCGCCAGTCGCTCAGCGAGCATCACTATCCCGACGGCTTCGTCCTGTTCCTCGGCACGCTGTTCGCCCCGACGCAGGACCGCGACGTCCCCGGCCAGGGCTTCACGCACAAGGTCGGCGACACGGTCGCGATCGCCACGCCCCGGCTCGGACGCCTCGTCAACGCCGTGACCACGTCGAAGGCCGCAGCCCCCTGGACGTTCGGCCTGAGCGCGCTGATCCGCAACCTCGCCGCGCGCGGCCTGTTGTCCGCATGACCTTGATACCGGAGACCCAAGTGACCGACACCCGCGCGCGCTACCCGTCCCTGCGCGACAAGCGCGTGATCGTCAGCGGCGGCGGGTCGGGAATCGGCGCGGGCCTGGTCGAGGCGTTCGCGCGCCAGGGCGCCAGGGTCGCGTTCGTCGACGTCGCCGCAGACGCGAGCCATGCGCTGATCGAAACGCTCGTTGGCGTCGCACACACGCCCGTTTTCCGCCCGCTCGACCTGACCGATCTCGACGCGCTGTCCCGGGTGTTCGCCGAGCTGCAAGCCGAACTCGGCGGCTGCGACGTGCTGATCAACAACGCCGCCAACGACGACCGCCACACCGTCGACGAGGTCACGCCTACCTATTGGGACGAGCGGATGAACGTCAATCTGCGCCACCAGTTCTTCGCGGCACAGGCGGTGATCCCCGCAATGAAGGCGGCGGGCGGCGGATCGATCCTCAATTTCGGGTCGATCAGCTGGCATCTCGGCCTCCCCGAACTGATCCTGTACCAAACCGCCAAGGCCGCGATCGAAGGCCTGACGCGCAGCCTCGCGCGCGATCTCGGACGCGACAATATCCGCGTCAACGCGATCATCCCCGGCAACGTGAAGACGCCGCGCCAGGAGAAATGGTACACCCCCGAGGGCGAGGCCGAGATCGTTGCCGCGCAATGCCTGGACGGCCGTATCCTCCCCGCCGACATCGCCGCGCTCGCGCTGTTCCTGGCGTCGGACGACGCGCGGATGTGCACCGCGCACAATTACTGGATGGATGCCGGCTGGCGTTGAATCGGTAACGCGCGGGCCGCTTGCTAGATGATCGCAGGCTTTCTATGGTAGCGCTATCCGGCGCATTGCTGCGTCACAGCCTCGTCAGAAGGCGACATTAGGAAGGACCCGCAGATGCGCTTTACCCTTGCCCTCACGCTGGCCGGCGCGGCGATCACCGCCTCGGGCACGATCGCGATCGCGCAGCATTCGGCACCCGCGTCGAAGGAACCGCGCAGCCCCGAAGGCAAGCGCTATCTGTCGCAACCTTTGGTCACCAGCATCTACACGGCCGACCCCTCCGCGCACGTCTTCAACGGCAAGATCTACGTCTACCCGAGCCACGACATCGACGTGAAGATCGCCGACGACGATCTCGGCAACCAATATGCGATGCGCGACTACCGCGTGCTGAGCATGGACCGCATCGGCGGGCCGGTGACGGTCAACCCCGTCGCGCTCGACGTGAAGGACGTGCCCTGGGCGTCGCAGCAGATGTGGGCCCCCGACGCGGCCTACAAGAACGGCACCTACTTCCTCTACTTCCCGGTCCGCGACAAACAGCTCGACAAGAACGGCCTCGGCACGTTCCGCATCGGCGTCGCCACCTCGAAGAGCCCGACCGGCCCGTTCAAGGCCGATCCGAAACCGATCGCCGGCAGCTATTCGATGGACCCGGCGGTGTTCACCGACGCAGACGGCAAGAGCTACATGTATTTCGGCGGCATCTGGGGCGGCCAGCTGCAGCGCTGGGCAACGGGCACGTTCGACCCCAACGGCTCCGACACCGATCTCGGCAAGGACGACCAGCCCGCGCTGTCGGGGAAGATCGCGCGACTGAACCCCGACATGAAGAGCTTCGCCGAGGCCCCACGCGACGTCCAGATCCTCGACGAGGCCGGCAAGCCCGTGCTCGGCGGCGACCATGAGAAGCGCTTCTTCGAGGCGTCGTGGGTCTTCACGCGCGGCGGCAAATATTACTACACCTACTCGACCGGCGACACGCACTTCCTCAACTACGCGACCGGCGACAACCCCTACGGGCCGTTCACCTACAAGGGCCATATCCTCAAGCCCGTACAGGGCTGGACCAGCCACCATTCGATCATCGAATGGAACAAGAAATGGTGGCTGTTCTACGCGGACACGCAGCTGAGCAACAAGAACCACCTGCGCAACGTCAAGGTCACCGAGCTGAAGTTCGCGGCCGACGGCTCGATCCCGACCATCGATCCGTTCGTCAACTGATGTTCCTCGGAATCGATATCGGCACGTCGGGCGTCAAGGCCGTGGTGCTCGACCAGGCCGGCAGCGTCGTCGGCCAGGGCACCGCCGCGCTGACCGTCCAGCGCCCCCACCCGCTCTGGTCCGAACAGGATCCCGATGCGTGGTGGCGCGCGACCACCGCCGCGGTGCAGGCGATCGACCCCGCGGTCCGCCGCTCGGTCCGCGGCGTCGGGCTGGCCGGGCAGATGCACGGCGCGACCCTGCTCGACGCCGACGACCGCCCGCTGCGCCCCGCGATCCTGTGGAACGACGGCCGCAGCTTCGCCGAATGCGAAGCAATGGAGCGCGCGGTGCCGACCCTGCGCACGATCGCGGGTAACATCGCGATGCCCGGCTTCACCGCGCCGAAACTGATCTGGGTGCGCGACCATGAGCCGGAGGTCTTCGCCAGGATCGCCACCGTGCTGCTGCCCAAGGACTATGTCCGGCTGCTGATGACCGGCGACAAGGCATCAGACCTGTCCGACAGCGCCGGCACGCTGTGGCTCGACGTCGCCGCCCGCAGCTGGAGCGACGAGCTGCTGGCGGCCTGCGGGCTGACGCAGGCGCAGATGCCGGTGCTCTACGAAGGCTCGCAGATCACCGGCACGCTGAGCGCCGAGGTCGCCGAGCTATGGGGCATGCCGCAAGTCCCCGTCGCGGCGGGCGGCGGCGACAATGCCGCGGGTGCGGTCGGCGTCGGCGTCGTCGCGGACGGCGACGCGCTGCTGTCGCTCGGCACCTCGGGCGTGATCTTCGTCGCGACCAGGGAGTTCCGCCCCAACGCCGACAGCGCGGTCCACGCCTTCTGCCACGCGCTGCCCGGCATGTGGCACCAGATGTCGGTCCACCTCTCGGCCGCGTCGTGCATCGACTGGGTCGCGCGGATCACCGGCGCGAGCGGCCCCGCCGAACTGTTCGCGCGCGCCGAAGCCGCCGGCCCCGCGAGCGGCCCCGAACTCTTCCTCCCCTACCTCTCGGGCGAGCGCACCCCGCACAACGATGCCGAGGTCCGCGGCGCGTTCCTCCGCCTCGACAACGACACCGACGCCGGCCGCCTGTCGCAGGCAGTGCTCGAAGGCGTCGCGTTCGCGCTCGCCGACGGCGTCGACGTGCTGCGCGAAGCCGGTACCACGATCGATCGGCTCGCGGTGATCGGCGGCGGCGCGCGGTCGCGTTACTGGGGCGAGACGCTCGCCGCGGCGATGGAAGTGGAACTCGTCTACCTCCAGGGTGGCGAGGTCGGCCCCGCGCTCGGCGCTGCCCGCCTCGCGCAGCTTGCGGTCGACGGCGGCGACCCCGCCACCGTGTGCGTCGCGCCGCCCGTCTCGCACCGCATCGCCCCCGATCCCGCGCTCGTCTCGGCGCTCGCCGAGAAGAAGGCCGCGTTTCGCCAAGCCTATCCCCGCATCACCCCCAAAGCCTAGGAAGCCCCCAATGTCCGACTTCTTCGCCGATATCCCCCAGATCAAATACGAAGGCCCCGACAGCAGCAACGAGCTGGCCTATCGCTATTACGACAAGACCAAGGTCGTGCTCGGCAAGACGATGGAGGAGCATCTGCGCTTTGCCGCGTGCTTCTGGCACACCTTCTGCTGGCCCGGCTCGGACGTGTTCGGCGGTGGGACGTTCAACCGCCCCTGGCATGCCGGCGCCAACGACAGCGCTGCCGCGGCGCAGAAGCGCGAGGTCGCGTTCGAGTTCTTCCAGAAGCTCGACATCCCCTATTACTGCTTTCACGACGTCGACGTGATGGCCGACGCCGCCAACGTGGCCGAGCATCGCCGCTTCTTCGCCGAGGCCGTCGACCATCTCGAGCAGCTCCAGGCCGCAACCGGCCGGAAGCTCCTCTGGGGCACCGCCAACGCGTTCAGCCACCCGCGCTACGCCGCCGGCGCGTCGACCAATCCCGATCCCGAAGTGTTCGCCTTCGCCGCGATGCAGGTCCGCGACGCGCTCGAGGCGACGCATCGCCTGGGCGGCCAGAACTACGTGCTGTGGGGCGGTCGCGAAGGCTATGAGACTCTGCTCAACACCG
This sequence is a window from Sphingomonas ginsenosidivorax. Protein-coding genes within it:
- the xylB gene encoding xylulokinase — protein: MFLGIDIGTSGVKAVVLDQAGSVVGQGTAALTVQRPHPLWSEQDPDAWWRATTAAVQAIDPAVRRSVRGVGLAGQMHGATLLDADDRPLRPAILWNDGRSFAECEAMERAVPTLRTIAGNIAMPGFTAPKLIWVRDHEPEVFARIATVLLPKDYVRLLMTGDKASDLSDSAGTLWLDVAARSWSDELLAACGLTQAQMPVLYEGSQITGTLSAEVAELWGMPQVPVAAGGGDNAAGAVGVGVVADGDALLSLGTSGVIFVATREFRPNADSAVHAFCHALPGMWHQMSVHLSAASCIDWVARITGASGPAELFARAEAAGPASGPELFLPYLSGERTPHNDAEVRGAFLRLDNDTDAGRLSQAVLEGVAFALADGVDVLREAGTTIDRLAVIGGGARSRYWGETLAAAMEVELVYLQGGEVGPALGAARLAQLAVDGGDPATVCVAPPVSHRIAPDPALVSALAEKKAAFRQAYPRITPKA
- a CDS encoding SDR family NAD(P)-dependent oxidoreductase, translating into MTLIPETQVTDTRARYPSLRDKRVIVSGGGSGIGAGLVEAFARQGARVAFVDVAADASHALIETLVGVAHTPVFRPLDLTDLDALSRVFAELQAELGGCDVLINNAANDDRHTVDEVTPTYWDERMNVNLRHQFFAAQAVIPAMKAAGGGSILNFGSISWHLGLPELILYQTAKAAIEGLTRSLARDLGRDNIRVNAIIPGNVKTPRQEKWYTPEGEAEIVAAQCLDGRILPADIAALALFLASDDARMCTAHNYWMDAGWR
- a CDS encoding glycoside hydrolase family 43 protein; the encoded protein is MRIAALALAVVGIGSTASASEPPRFSEFRYDGHAQERVKTGPGQYRNPILSGYYPDPSVTRVGDDYYLVLSSFAHFPGLPVFRSKDLVNWTQIGNAIDRPEQLDFTGMRTSQAVFAPDISFHDGVFYIVNTCVECRGNFVITAKDPAGPWSNPIWLPFEGIDPSIYWEGDKAYIVNNRAPAEPPRYDGHRAIWIQEYDWRAGKMVGESTQLINGGVDLSKKPVWIEGPHIVRKDGYYYLTAAEGGTSVNHSQVVLRSRDLRGPYVPYAGNPIMTQRDLDPARPNPITSSGHAKLVQTQTGDWYATFLAVRPYEGDSYNIGRETFLLPVTWKDGWPIILPNGQAIPFVAAKPRLPVGTPGPIPTSGEFGYVDGFDGAKLGLQWVGIRTPKAPFYRLDRGDLVMGRGTRLGDLSGAPAFVGRRQQHAVATMSTTVRFTPDRDGDRAGLAAVQSDANYAFFGITRIGGTPVVALYLSDKGQERLVASAPMPAGPVTLTIRVVGASMAFDYAGATGTRTLAKDVDARVLSTKTAGGFVGTLVGPYAWTETP
- a CDS encoding fumarylacetoacetate hydrolase family protein translates to MSLTFDPADALGSEWRAGRWLGRIDRGDGPSPVLVVDGIVHDMVRVAPTVAELVAQGAFDPAQGEAIGALDAIGLSVDGDVRLLSPIDLQCVKASGVTFAVSAMERVIEEQARGDASAAADVRARLEGRIGGSMRAVVPGSPEAAALKQALIDEGLWSQYLEVAIGPDAEIFTKSPVLSTVGWGAEVGIRSDSSWNNPEPEVVLLVDPAGRAVGATLGNDVNLRDFEGRSALLLGKAKDNNASCSLGAFVRLFDDDFTMDDVRGAEISLRIEGTDGYTLDGASSMNQISRDPEELVRQSLSEHHYPDGFVLFLGTLFAPTQDRDVPGQGFTHKVGDTVAIATPRLGRLVNAVTTSKAAAPWTFGLSALIRNLAARGLLSA
- a CDS encoding glycoside hydrolase family 43 protein, whose protein sequence is MRFTLALTLAGAAITASGTIAIAQHSAPASKEPRSPEGKRYLSQPLVTSIYTADPSAHVFNGKIYVYPSHDIDVKIADDDLGNQYAMRDYRVLSMDRIGGPVTVNPVALDVKDVPWASQQMWAPDAAYKNGTYFLYFPVRDKQLDKNGLGTFRIGVATSKSPTGPFKADPKPIAGSYSMDPAVFTDADGKSYMYFGGIWGGQLQRWATGTFDPNGSDTDLGKDDQPALSGKIARLNPDMKSFAEAPRDVQILDEAGKPVLGGDHEKRFFEASWVFTRGGKYYYTYSTGDTHFLNYATGDNPYGPFTYKGHILKPVQGWTSHHSIIEWNKKWWLFYADTQLSNKNHLRNVKVTELKFAADGSIPTIDPFVN